Genomic DNA from Nitrosarchaeum koreense MY1:
TCTAGTATGGCTTTGGTTACGTGAAGATTTTAGCTGGATGTTAGGTGCAGTGGGCGGTTTTGTATTATTTCTGTATGGAATTGTTCCAACATTTCAGAAAACTCATTTTCATAGAGTCTATGCAGCTTATGGCGGAGTCTTTATTGTAATGTCCGTATTCTGGGGATGGTTAATCGATGGCATAAAACCTGACAACTATGACATCATTGGAACTATTATTGCAGTTATCGGGGTCTTGATAATTTTCTACTATCCAAGAAAAGGAGAAAAAGTTTGGTCGAAGTAATCTTCTCTACTTTGGGATTGTTTTTGTTTGCATCGTTATTGGAAATTGGTGGGGGTTACCTGATATGGAAAGTATTGCGAGATCATAAGGGAAAGATATTTGGTTTGGTTGGAGCGTTGATTTTGTTTTCATATGGAATTATTATGACATTGCAACCTGCAAATTTTGGTAAAGTCTATGCAACGTATGGAGGGATTTTTGTCGTATCATCAATAGTTTGGGGCTATTGGATTGACAAGAAAAAGCCAGACAGATTTGAGATAATAGGTTCGATTATTGTTCTTGTAGGAGTTGCTGTTATGTTTTATTTTCCCAGATAGACGTCTACCACACCATTTTACATTCACTGTAAAAGAGTAGTAATTGATTCAATTTCTAATTAATCTGGTTTTGAATCTAGGGTATAAAAAACAAGTACTTTACATGTGTAAAATAAAATCGAAATATTTTCATTAATGATAATAACCAGTGATATTCATATTGTATGTTGCATGCATATGGGGATTCTAATGGGAGTATAGAGGATTATTTCAGAGATTCTTGGAAAAGAGTTAAGAGTGATATTGATTCAACTGAAGACTCGGTTATTCTAAATACCGACACTGATGAACTTGTAAATTTTTACTATGAAAAATATGCTCTACCTATCATTGAAATTGATACTTCACGACAAAATAAACTTGAAAAAAATGGTACTAGCGCTTCAAGACAACAATCTGTGACATTTGGTATCCCTATCATCCTAAAACAAGATTTGAATATTGTAATTTCTAGAACTGCCAATCCACATTTGATGTTTACACACTTTGAATTAGATAATGACGGTTATCTATCATCACAACTTGAACTATATGGTGGTCAGGTAGGAAAGTCTCATATCGAACAAGCACAAACAACTTTGAATACTGTAATTCAACAAAAAAATAGTACTGTCAATTCTCAGAACCCTAATTTTAAAAAAACCATTGAAAATTATCTTAAACCGTTAAAAGAAAAAATAAGATCAGAAAATGCACATCTTGAACAAATTGCAAGTGAATCCTCTGTAGAGTTAATAAAAAAT
This window encodes:
- a CDS encoding YnfA family protein — translated: MSNNSRNIFTSILLFFLAGLCEIGGGYLVWLWLREDFSWMLGAVGGFVLFLYGIVPTFQKTHFHRVYAAYGGVFIVMSVFWGWLIDGIKPDNYDIIGTIIAVIGVLIIFYYPRKGEKVWSK
- a CDS encoding YnfA family protein; translated protein: MVEVIFSTLGLFLFASLLEIGGGYLIWKVLRDHKGKIFGLVGALILFSYGIIMTLQPANFGKVYATYGGIFVVSSIVWGYWIDKKKPDRFEIIGSIIVLVGVAVMFYFPR